One part of the Streptomyces nigra genome encodes these proteins:
- a CDS encoding DEAD/DEAH box helicase produces the protein MSSAPATAASTDEGVPPVRLAAVFLPAPLPREGRIAFWDPRGGPLPSPDGELTVVRPHGSTVRRRTTPSLTLPLTEALPLLVRARHDPAAHPATACWGAAALHALRLTARGRLLPGLTPTGHDAWRAGPLDPDDITHLRAIAAALPPEGHAVPLPGPGPLRLPDPEALLRSFLDAVADTLPRTPAAPYAAGRPFAAREAQPLPTAQAWAAEVAAGMDAGVRISLRLDLSAHTLFDDGGGSRNAGAAIVQVHSLADPTLVADAAALWSGEADTAFGPRARVDAALAVRRAARVWPPLDRLAEQDAPDVLALSDEELGDLLGVAATRLAAAGVAVHWPRDLAQDLSAAAVVRPAPGSATDGTGFFESEALLQFRWQLAIGGDPLTEAEMDALAEAHRPVVRLRDQWVLVDPALVRKARKRELGLLDPVDALSVALTGTAEVDGETVEAVPVGALAALRDRLTAGIRPAEPPPGLRATLRDYQLRGLAWLDLMTSLGLGGCLADDMGLGKTITVIALHLKRARPAPTLVVCPASLLGNWQREINRFAPGVPVRRFHGPDRTLDDLDGGFVLTTYGTMRSAAPTLAAADWGMVVADEAQHVKNPYSATAKALRTIPTPARVALTGTPVENNLSELWALLDWTTPGLLGPLKSFRARHARAVENGEDEEAVERLARLVRPFLLRRRKSDPGIVPELPPKTETDHPVPLTREQAALYEAVVRESLIAIETAEGMARRGLVLKLLTSLKQICDHPALYLKEDPSGERLAFRSGKLALLDELLDTLLAEDGSALVFTQYVGMGRLITSHLASRAVPVEMLHGGTPVPERERMVDRFQSGATPVLVLSLKAAGTGLNLTRAGHVVHFDRWWNPAVEEQATDRAYRIGQTQPVQVHRLITEGTIEDRIADMLASKRALADAILGTGESALTELTDRELTDLVSLRRES, from the coding sequence ATGAGCAGCGCACCCGCGACGGCCGCGAGCACGGACGAGGGCGTGCCGCCCGTCAGGCTCGCCGCCGTGTTCCTGCCCGCGCCGCTCCCGCGTGAGGGCCGGATCGCGTTCTGGGACCCGCGGGGCGGCCCCCTGCCCTCCCCGGACGGCGAGCTCACGGTCGTACGGCCGCACGGATCCACGGTCCGCCGCCGCACCACCCCGTCGCTGACCCTGCCCCTCACCGAGGCGCTGCCCCTGCTCGTCCGAGCCCGGCACGACCCGGCCGCCCACCCCGCCACCGCCTGCTGGGGCGCCGCCGCCCTGCACGCCCTGCGGCTCACCGCGCGCGGCCGCCTCCTCCCCGGTCTGACCCCCACCGGCCACGACGCCTGGCGGGCCGGTCCCCTCGACCCCGACGACATCACCCACCTGCGGGCGATCGCCGCCGCCCTGCCCCCCGAAGGGCACGCCGTCCCGCTGCCTGGGCCGGGCCCGCTGCGGCTGCCCGACCCCGAGGCGCTTCTGCGGTCCTTCCTGGACGCCGTCGCCGACACCCTGCCCCGCACCCCGGCCGCTCCCTACGCCGCCGGCCGCCCCTTCGCCGCGCGCGAGGCCCAGCCCCTGCCCACCGCGCAGGCCTGGGCGGCCGAGGTCGCCGCCGGCATGGACGCGGGCGTGCGCATCTCGCTGCGCCTCGACCTGTCGGCGCACACCCTCTTCGACGACGGGGGCGGCTCACGCAACGCGGGCGCCGCGATCGTCCAGGTGCACAGCCTCGCCGACCCCACCCTCGTGGCCGACGCCGCCGCCCTGTGGTCCGGCGAGGCGGACACCGCCTTCGGGCCCCGCGCCCGCGTCGACGCCGCGCTCGCCGTCCGGCGCGCCGCCCGCGTGTGGCCGCCGCTCGACCGCCTGGCCGAGCAGGACGCGCCCGACGTCCTCGCCCTGTCCGACGAGGAGCTGGGCGACCTCCTCGGCGTCGCGGCGACCCGCCTCGCCGCAGCCGGCGTCGCAGTGCACTGGCCGCGCGACCTCGCCCAGGACCTCAGCGCCGCCGCCGTCGTACGGCCCGCCCCCGGCTCCGCCACCGACGGCACCGGCTTCTTCGAGAGCGAGGCACTGCTCCAGTTCCGCTGGCAGCTTGCCATCGGCGGCGACCCGCTCACCGAGGCCGAGATGGACGCGCTCGCCGAGGCGCACCGCCCGGTCGTCCGGCTCCGCGACCAGTGGGTGCTCGTCGACCCGGCCCTCGTCCGCAAGGCCCGCAAACGCGAACTCGGGCTCCTCGACCCGGTCGACGCCCTGTCCGTCGCCCTCACCGGCACCGCCGAGGTCGACGGCGAGACCGTGGAGGCCGTACCGGTCGGCGCCCTCGCGGCCCTGCGCGACCGCCTCACCGCCGGGATCCGCCCGGCCGAGCCCCCGCCCGGACTACGGGCCACCCTGCGCGACTACCAACTGCGCGGCCTGGCCTGGCTGGACCTCATGACCTCGCTCGGACTCGGCGGCTGCCTCGCCGACGACATGGGCCTCGGCAAGACGATCACCGTCATCGCCCTGCACCTCAAGCGCGCCCGCCCCGCACCCACCCTGGTCGTGTGCCCGGCCTCTCTGCTCGGCAACTGGCAGCGGGAGATCAACCGGTTCGCCCCCGGCGTCCCCGTCCGCCGCTTCCACGGCCCCGACCGCACCCTGGACGACCTCGACGGCGGCTTCGTCCTCACCACCTACGGCACCATGCGCTCGGCCGCGCCCACACTCGCCGCCGCCGACTGGGGCATGGTCGTCGCCGACGAGGCCCAGCACGTCAAGAACCCCTACTCGGCGACCGCGAAGGCGCTGCGCACCATCCCGACACCGGCACGCGTCGCCCTGACCGGCACCCCCGTCGAGAACAACCTCTCCGAGCTGTGGGCCCTGCTCGACTGGACGACCCCGGGCCTGCTCGGCCCCCTGAAGTCCTTCCGCGCCCGCCACGCGCGCGCCGTGGAGAACGGCGAGGACGAGGAGGCCGTCGAGCGGTTGGCCCGCCTGGTCCGGCCGTTCCTGCTGCGCCGCAGGAAGTCCGACCCCGGGATCGTCCCCGAGCTGCCGCCCAAGACGGAGACGGACCACCCGGTGCCGCTCACCCGCGAACAGGCCGCGCTGTACGAGGCGGTGGTGCGCGAGTCGCTGATCGCCATCGAGACCGCCGAGGGCATGGCCCGCCGGGGCCTGGTGCTCAAGCTGCTGACGTCGCTGAAGCAGATCTGCGACCACCCCGCGCTCTACCTGAAGGAGGACCCGTCGGGCGAGCGCCTCGCTTTCCGCTCCGGGAAGCTGGCACTCCTGGACGAGCTGCTCGACACCCTGCTCGCGGAGGACGGCTCGGCGCTGGTCTTCACACAGTACGTAGGGATGGGCCGGCTGATCACCTCCCACCTCGCCTCCCGGGCCGTCCCGGTGGAGATGCTCCACGGCGGCACCCCGGTCCCGGAGCGGGAACGGATGGTGGACCGCTTCCAGAGCGGCGCGACCCCGGTCCTCGTGCTCTCCCTCAAGGCGGCCGGCACCGGGCTGAACCTGACCCGCGCGGGCCACGTCGTCCACTTCGACCGCTGGTGGAACCCCGCGGTCGAGGAGCAGGCCACCGACCGCGCCTACCGCATCGGCCAGACCCAGCCGGTCCAGGTCCACCGCCTCATCACCGAGGGCACCATCGAGGACCGCATCGCCGACATGCTCGCCTCCAAGCGGGCCCTGGCCGACGCGATCCTCGGCACCGGCGAGTCCGCCCTCACGGAACTGACGGACCGTGAGCTGACCGACCTGGTGTCGCTGAGGAGGGAGTCATGA
- a CDS encoding SWIM zinc finger family protein, which yields MTGGDERAQSPADAAREALRAARERREAEREAGADGEVSGGGSARAEVRPGDAARAALRRAAAASGTDADTGPERRADAGSGSDAGEGATAGPSPARRAAEGAREALRAALEERRRAAEEAAREGRDAARRPRRAAPGGAAGERTGGGEAQDTAAQRAREVRRLVAGAFRMPSWDEGDDAERRDDPDRADRAGRADDTDDTGDTGRTGRADSAGRADGADRVGRSGRAARPVDAHDLGSAPAPASRTDFTIRAADDAPPAEPSRTPTPAPDLAPAATPQVPRSMAAPGRDGELRRTFPAFAPRPTDDAGFAETWWGNAWVAALEEGALDAKRLARGRGYAQEGHVDAITVTPGLVLAYVRGSRPRPYRVQVRLRTLGDDDWARFLDAVTERPAHIAALLDKEMPQSLAEGDVPLLPGPGDLDPRCSCPDRGHPCKHAAALCYQTARLLDADPFVLFLLRGRGERELLDALSRRNAARAARAAQEREPAPLAGVRATEALSPERRLAPLPPPLPAVPHPEQPPVYPAAPGGPDPFALDQLATDAAARAHTLLQSGRDPVGGLTLWQDAVRLAAARPGSGLTANSRALYASLASAAGRTTADLARAVAAWRQGGLEGLAVLEEPWDPPAGRFDRARPLLLAADLPAFRPWRNRLTHPRGHVQLRLGRDGVWYPYESEPGRDDWWPRGTPDLDPVGALTGLGAAQD from the coding sequence ATGACGGGGGGCGACGAACGCGCTCAGAGCCCCGCCGACGCGGCCCGGGAGGCGCTGCGGGCCGCCCGGGAGAGGCGTGAGGCGGAGCGGGAGGCGGGTGCCGACGGCGAGGTGTCCGGCGGAGGGTCCGCGCGGGCCGAGGTCCGGCCGGGGGACGCGGCTCGTGCGGCGCTTCGGCGGGCTGCGGCGGCGTCGGGTACGGATGCGGATACGGGTCCGGAACGCCGTGCCGACGCCGGGTCCGGTTCCGATGCCGGTGAAGGTGCGACGGCCGGCCCCAGCCCGGCGCGGCGGGCCGCCGAGGGGGCCAGGGAGGCGTTGCGCGCTGCCCTGGAGGAGCGGCGGCGGGCAGCGGAGGAGGCCGCTCGGGAGGGTCGGGACGCAGCACGTCGGCCCCGGCGTGCGGCGCCCGGTGGGGCGGCGGGGGAGCGGACGGGCGGGGGAGAGGCCCAGGACACCGCAGCCCAGCGTGCCCGCGAGGTCAGACGCCTGGTGGCGGGCGCTTTTCGGATGCCGTCCTGGGACGAGGGGGACGACGCCGAGCGCCGCGACGATCCGGACCGCGCCGACCGTGCCGGCCGTGCCGACGACACGGACGACACCGGCGACACCGGCCGCACCGGCCGTGCCGACAGCGCTGGACGTGCCGACGGTGCCGACCGTGTCGGCCGTTCCGGCCGTGCCGCCCGCCCCGTCGACGCCCACGACTTGGGGTCCGCACCGGCCCCGGCGTCCCGCACCGACTTCACGATCCGGGCTGCCGACGACGCGCCCCCGGCCGAGCCGTCCCGTACCCCCACGCCCGCCCCCGACCTCGCCCCGGCCGCAACCCCCCAAGTGCCCCGTTCCATGGCAGCCCCCGGCCGGGACGGCGAACTGCGGCGTACGTTCCCGGCGTTCGCGCCGCGTCCGACGGACGACGCCGGGTTCGCCGAGACATGGTGGGGCAACGCCTGGGTGGCGGCTCTGGAGGAGGGCGCCCTGGACGCCAAGCGCCTGGCCCGGGGCCGCGGTTACGCACAGGAGGGACATGTCGACGCCATCACGGTGACACCGGGGCTGGTGCTGGCGTACGTACGCGGCAGCCGCCCGAGGCCGTACCGCGTGCAGGTGCGGCTGCGGACGCTCGGCGACGACGACTGGGCGCGGTTCCTGGACGCCGTGACCGAACGCCCGGCGCATATCGCGGCGCTGCTCGACAAGGAGATGCCGCAGTCCCTCGCCGAGGGGGACGTGCCGCTGCTGCCGGGCCCGGGCGACCTCGACCCCCGGTGCAGCTGTCCCGACCGGGGGCACCCCTGCAAGCACGCGGCGGCGCTCTGCTATCAGACGGCACGTCTGCTGGACGCCGACCCGTTCGTGCTGTTCCTGCTGCGCGGCCGGGGCGAGCGCGAGCTGCTCGACGCCCTGTCCCGGCGCAACGCCGCGCGCGCGGCCCGTGCTGCGCAGGAGCGGGAACCGGCGCCCCTGGCGGGCGTACGCGCCACCGAGGCGCTGTCCCCGGAGCGCCGGCTCGCGCCGTTGCCGCCGCCCTTGCCCGCCGTGCCGCACCCCGAGCAGCCTCCGGTGTATCCGGCGGCGCCGGGCGGTCCGGACCCGTTCGCGCTGGACCAGCTGGCCACCGACGCGGCGGCCCGGGCGCACACCCTGCTGCAGTCCGGCCGGGACCCGGTCGGCGGGCTGACGCTCTGGCAGGACGCCGTGCGGCTCGCCGCCGCCCGCCCCGGTTCCGGCCTCACCGCCAACAGCCGTGCGCTGTACGCCTCGCTCGCCTCGGCCGCCGGCCGTACGACGGCGGACCTCGCCCGGGCCGTCGCCGCCTGGCGCCAGGGGGGCCTGGAGGGGCTGGCCGTCCTCGAGGAACCCTGGGACCCGCCGGCGGGCCGCTTCGACCGGGCCCGGCCACTGCTCCTGGCCGCCGACCTGCCCGCGTTCCGGCCCTGGCGCAACCGCCTCACCCACCCGCGTGGACACGTCCAGCTCCGCCTGGGCCGGGACGGCGTCTGGTACCCGTACGAGTCCGAGCCGGGCCGGGACGACTGGTGGCCCCGGGGGACACCCGACCTGGACCCGGTCGGCGCCCTCACGGGACTCGGCGCCGCCCAGGACTGA
- a CDS encoding CBS domain-containing protein — MSTPAVTVHPEQRVAAAARGMERHRVDRLPVVDEEDRLIGVATRRVLLRVFPRRDDEIRREVTDAVLPRVLSPTGPCAVTVVSVRDGVVTLAGRLADRDAVALAVRSVWRVDGVVGVVNHLTGLTGLTDLTGLTTEAGPGVSPGRRRVP, encoded by the coding sequence ATGTCGACGCCCGCGGTCACGGTGCATCCCGAGCAGCGCGTCGCGGCGGCGGCGCGGGGGATGGAGCGTCACCGTGTCGACCGGCTGCCCGTGGTGGACGAGGAGGACCGGCTGATCGGCGTCGCCACCCGCCGGGTCCTGCTGCGGGTCTTCCCGCGGAGGGACGACGAGATCCGCCGCGAGGTGACGGACGCCGTGCTGCCGCGCGTGCTGTCCCCTACGGGACCGTGCGCCGTGACCGTCGTGTCGGTCCGGGACGGCGTGGTCACGCTGGCGGGCCGGCTCGCGGACCGGGACGCCGTCGCCCTCGCCGTCCGGTCGGTGTGGCGCGTCGACGGCGTGGTGGGCGTGGTGAACCACCTGACCGGCCTGACCGGCCTGACCGACTTGACCGGCCTGACGACCGAGGCCGGGCCCGGCGTCAGTCCTGGGCGGCGCCGAGTCCCGTGA
- the ppdK gene encoding pyruvate, phosphate dikinase produces MVRYVYAFTEGGRDMAELLGGKGANLAEMTRMGLPVPPGFTVTTEACRVFLATGAEPDRLSREISDHLTALEEAAGRRLGQPDDPLLLSVRSGARFSMPGMMETILDVGLNDASVQGLAKSSGNERFAWDSYRRLVQMFGSTVMGVDGALFEDVMTRLKQDRGAADDLGLDAGDLAELVEAYKELIHQHTGDHFPQLPAEQLRRAVLAVFSSWNVERARLYRRREHIPDDLGTAVNVQTMVFGNLGPDSGSGVAFTRDPASGRPGLYGDYLPNAQGEDVVAGIRNTVPLAELERLDPTSYAQLRAHMRALEEHYRDLCDIEFTIERGRLWMLQTRVGKRTAEAAFAIAAELVDEGLIDADEGLRRVGGEGLARLMFPRFDTSGVDEPLARGIPASPGAAVGAAVFDSAEAVRRAADGERVVLVRQETTPDDLPGMVAAQAVLTSRGGKTSHAAVVARGMGKVCVCGAEGIDVDPRRRRFTVGGTVVEEGTVLSVDGSAGAVYAGAAPLVDSAVMRYFETGDRSGPSSGLVDAVARFMDRADGVRRLGVRANADTPEDAARARRFGAEGIGLCRTEHMFLGERRPLVEAMILARTDAERDRALARLLPLQRQDFTGILEAMDGLPVTIRLLDPPLHEFLPDRTELAVRLAAAQARGTEPSAHDRELLDAVNRMHEENPMLGLRGVRLGLVAPGLVAMQVRAVAEAVVERRRAGGDPRAEIMVPLIDTVEELRLVGEEVRRVLAKVSEESGVVVECPVGTMIELPRAALTADRIAEEAEFFSFGTNDLTQTTWGFSRDDVEAAFFSAYLDKGVFKVSPFETIDREGVGRLVGIAVAEGRAARPDLKIGVCGEHGGDPESVHFFHTAGLDYVSCSPFRVPVARLEAGRAALEGTHEPNGRAR; encoded by the coding sequence ATGGTCCGTTACGTGTACGCGTTCACCGAGGGCGGCCGGGACATGGCCGAGCTGCTCGGCGGGAAGGGCGCCAACCTCGCCGAGATGACCCGGATGGGGCTGCCGGTGCCGCCCGGGTTCACCGTGACCACCGAGGCCTGCCGGGTCTTCCTCGCCACCGGTGCCGAGCCGGACAGGCTGTCCCGGGAGATCTCCGATCATCTGACCGCGCTGGAGGAGGCCGCCGGGCGGCGGCTCGGCCAGCCCGACGACCCGCTGCTGCTGTCGGTCCGCTCCGGGGCGCGCTTCTCCATGCCCGGCATGATGGAGACGATCCTCGACGTCGGCCTCAACGACGCGTCCGTCCAAGGGCTCGCCAAGTCCTCCGGGAACGAGCGCTTCGCCTGGGACTCCTACCGCCGTCTCGTGCAGATGTTCGGCAGCACGGTCATGGGGGTCGACGGCGCGCTGTTCGAGGACGTCATGACCCGGCTCAAGCAGGACCGGGGCGCGGCGGACGACCTCGGCCTGGACGCGGGCGATCTCGCCGAGCTGGTCGAGGCGTACAAGGAGCTGATCCACCAGCACACCGGCGACCACTTCCCGCAGCTCCCCGCCGAGCAGCTGCGCCGGGCGGTCCTCGCGGTCTTCTCGTCCTGGAACGTCGAACGGGCCCGGCTCTACCGGCGCCGCGAGCACATCCCGGACGACCTGGGCACCGCGGTGAACGTGCAGACGATGGTCTTCGGCAATCTGGGCCCCGACTCCGGCAGCGGCGTCGCCTTCACCCGCGACCCGGCCAGCGGCCGGCCCGGTCTGTACGGCGACTACCTGCCGAACGCGCAGGGCGAGGACGTCGTGGCCGGCATCCGCAACACCGTCCCGCTGGCCGAGCTGGAACGCCTGGACCCGACGTCGTACGCACAACTGCGCGCGCATATGCGGGCGTTGGAGGAGCACTACCGGGATCTGTGCGACATCGAGTTCACCATCGAACGCGGGCGGCTGTGGATGCTGCAGACCCGGGTCGGCAAACGCACCGCCGAGGCCGCGTTCGCGATCGCCGCCGAACTCGTCGACGAGGGGCTGATCGACGCCGACGAGGGGCTGCGGCGCGTCGGCGGCGAGGGGCTGGCCCGGCTGATGTTTCCCCGGTTCGACACCTCGGGGGTCGACGAGCCGCTCGCGCGGGGCATCCCGGCCTCGCCGGGTGCAGCGGTCGGCGCCGCGGTGTTCGACTCCGCCGAGGCGGTCCGCCGTGCCGCCGACGGGGAGCGGGTCGTCCTGGTCCGGCAGGAGACGACACCCGACGACCTGCCGGGCATGGTGGCCGCGCAGGCCGTGCTGACCAGCCGGGGCGGCAAGACCAGCCATGCCGCCGTGGTCGCCCGGGGCATGGGCAAGGTGTGCGTGTGCGGGGCGGAGGGGATCGACGTCGACCCGCGCCGCCGTCGCTTCACCGTGGGCGGCACGGTCGTCGAGGAGGGCACGGTCCTGTCCGTGGACGGCTCCGCCGGAGCGGTGTACGCGGGCGCGGCCCCGCTGGTCGACTCCGCCGTCATGCGGTACTTCGAGACCGGTGACCGGTCGGGGCCCTCGTCCGGACTGGTCGACGCGGTGGCCCGCTTCATGGACCGGGCCGACGGTGTACGGCGACTGGGCGTGCGTGCCAACGCCGACACCCCCGAGGACGCGGCCCGTGCCCGCCGGTTCGGCGCCGAGGGCATCGGGCTGTGCCGCACCGAGCACATGTTCCTCGGCGAGCGGCGGCCCCTGGTCGAGGCAATGATCCTGGCCCGTACGGACGCCGAACGCGACCGCGCGCTCGCCCGGTTGCTGCCGCTGCAGCGCCAGGACTTCACCGGCATCCTGGAGGCGATGGACGGCCTGCCCGTCACGATCCGGCTCCTCGATCCGCCGCTGCACGAGTTCCTTCCCGACCGCACGGAACTCGCCGTCCGCCTCGCCGCCGCACAGGCCCGCGGCACCGAACCCAGCGCCCACGACCGGGAGTTGCTGGACGCCGTGAACCGTATGCATGAGGAGAACCCGATGCTCGGCCTGCGCGGGGTGCGTCTCGGTCTGGTCGCGCCCGGCCTGGTCGCCATGCAGGTGCGGGCGGTCGCCGAAGCGGTCGTGGAGCGCAGGCGCGCCGGTGGTGATCCGCGCGCGGAGATCATGGTGCCGCTGATCGACACGGTCGAGGAACTGCGGCTCGTCGGCGAGGAGGTACGGCGAGTGCTGGCGAAGGTGTCCGAGGAGTCCGGCGTCGTCGTGGAGTGCCCCGTCGGCACGATGATCGAGCTGCCCCGGGCCGCGCTGACGGCGGACCGGATCGCCGAGGAGGCGGAGTTCTTCTCGTTCGGCACGAACGATCTCACCCAGACGACCTGGGGGTTCTCCAGGGACGACGTCGAGGCGGCGTTCTTCTCGGCCTATCTGGACAAGGGCGTCTTCAAGGTGTCCCCGTTCGAGACGATCGACCGCGAGGGCGTCGGCCGGCTGGTCGGGATCGCGGTCGCGGAGGGCCGCGCCGCCCGGCCCGATCTCAAGATCGGGGTCTGTGGCGAGCACGGCGGGGACCCCGAGTCGGTGCACTTCTTCCACACGGCCGGCCTCGACTACGTCTCCTGCTCCCCGTTCCGCGTACCGGTGGCCCGGTTGGAGGCCGGACGGGCGGCCCTGGAGGGGACTCACGAACCGAACGGCCGTGCGCGGTGA
- a CDS encoding universal stress protein — protein MGDDGEGVIVSGASGVSGLVVVGVDGSASSLAAVEAAAAEARLREATLKVVHAFVWPALHVPLGPSPLGPDDGGLRNEVETMVAQAVERARTIAPGIDVTSSVVSGEPLATLEVQSRSAELVVVGSRGLGGFVGLLVGSTAVHLAAHGRCPVMVVREEPGSDGPVVLGVDGSPSAEAATDFAFAEADLRKAPLLALHAWTPWNAPLPAPDEGPYAAAPGALAQDEERLVSEAIAGHRERFPDVPVTTRAVRGPTRETLIEASRSAQLLVVGARGRGGFTGLLLGSVSQAMLHHAHCPVVVVRGDV, from the coding sequence ATGGGCGACGACGGCGAGGGAGTCATCGTGAGCGGTGCGAGCGGTGTCAGCGGTCTGGTGGTCGTGGGCGTGGACGGATCGGCGTCGAGTCTGGCCGCCGTCGAGGCCGCGGCGGCCGAGGCGCGGTTGCGCGAGGCCACGCTGAAGGTCGTCCACGCGTTCGTCTGGCCCGCCCTGCATGTGCCGCTGGGCCCGTCCCCACTGGGCCCGGACGACGGCGGGCTGCGCAACGAGGTGGAGACGATGGTCGCCCAGGCCGTCGAGCGGGCCCGGACGATCGCTCCGGGGATCGACGTCACCTCCTCCGTCGTGAGCGGCGAACCGCTGGCCACCCTGGAGGTCCAGTCGCGCTCCGCGGAGCTGGTGGTGGTCGGATCACGGGGGCTGGGCGGCTTCGTGGGCCTGCTGGTCGGCTCGACGGCCGTCCATCTCGCGGCGCACGGCCGGTGCCCGGTCATGGTCGTCCGCGAGGAGCCCGGATCCGACGGTCCCGTCGTCCTCGGCGTCGACGGCTCGCCCTCCGCCGAGGCGGCGACGGACTTCGCGTTCGCCGAGGCCGACCTGCGCAAGGCCCCGCTGCTGGCGCTGCATGCCTGGACCCCGTGGAACGCGCCGCTGCCCGCCCCGGACGAGGGTCCGTACGCCGCCGCGCCGGGCGCACTGGCGCAGGACGAGGAGCGGCTGGTGTCCGAGGCGATCGCCGGGCACCGGGAGCGCTTCCCGGACGTGCCCGTCACCACCAGGGCGGTACGGGGCCCGACGCGGGAGACCCTGATCGAGGCGAGCCGCTCAGCCCAGCTCCTCGTGGTCGGCGCGCGCGGCCGCGGCGGCTTCACCGGCCTCCTGCTCGGCTCGGTGAGCCAGGCGATGCTCCATCATGCGCACTGCCCGGTGGTGGTCGTACGCGGAGACGTGTGA
- a CDS encoding DUF1360 domain-containing protein, which yields MNTAHTADPADKTVPADDDPPTGRLHGLLRRTRREYAAGHDRPLGGYLAAMAGFAGYTAAWATAVRLRGRPLPDRPEPWDVALTSIATFRLSRLLTKASVTSPLRAPFTRYVAPQGPAELHEEAKPEGSRHTAGELATCPFCMSVWVASSLTAGQLLWPRATRTAMGALAALAGADALQLAYGRLIDRTTGD from the coding sequence ATGAACACGGCACACACGGCGGACCCGGCGGACAAGACGGTCCCGGCGGACGACGACCCTCCGACAGGACGCCTGCACGGACTCCTGCGGCGCACCCGGCGGGAGTACGCGGCGGGCCACGACCGCCCCCTCGGCGGCTACCTCGCGGCCATGGCGGGCTTCGCCGGCTACACGGCCGCCTGGGCCACCGCCGTACGCCTGCGCGGCCGGCCCCTGCCGGACCGCCCCGAACCGTGGGACGTGGCCCTCACCTCGATCGCCACGTTCCGGCTCAGCAGACTGCTGACCAAGGCATCGGTCACCAGCCCGCTTCGCGCCCCCTTCACCCGGTACGTCGCCCCGCAGGGCCCGGCCGAACTGCACGAGGAGGCCAAGCCGGAAGGCAGCCGCCACACCGCCGGCGAACTGGCCACCTGCCCGTTCTGCATGAGCGTCTGGGTCGCCTCTTCCCTGACCGCCGGCCAACTCCTCTGGCCCCGCGCCACCCGCACGGCCATGGGCGCCCTGGCGGCCCTGGCCGGCGCGGACGCCCTGCAACTGGCGTACGGCCGCCTGATCGACAGGACGACCGGCGACTGA